A genomic window from Lycium barbarum isolate Lr01 chromosome 4, ASM1917538v2, whole genome shotgun sequence includes:
- the LOC132636661 gene encoding E3 ubiquitin-protein ligase COP1-like isoform X5, with translation MVESSIGGVVPLVKGEGMSSGVVRDEEEGVGTRIEWELDRELLCPICMQIIKDAFLTACGHSFCYMCIVTHLHNKSDCPCCSHYLTTSQLYPNFLLDKLLKKTSARQISKTASPVEQFRHSLEQGCEVSVKELDTLLSLLSEKKRKLEQEEAERNMQILLDFLQMLRKQKVDELNEVQNDLQYIKEDLSSVERHRIDLYRAKDRYSMKLRMLADDPIGKKPWSSSTDRNFGGLFSASRNAPGGLPTGNLTYKKLDGRAQISSPGPPRKDTSISEMNSQHMSQSGLAVVRKKCINTQFNDLQECYLQKRRQLANKSRVKEEKDADVVQREGYSAGLADFQSVLSTFTRYSRLRVIAELRHGDLFHSANIVSSIEFDRDDELFATAGVSRRIKVFDFSSVVNEPADVHCPVVEMSTRSKLSCLSWNKYTKNHIASSDYDGIVTVWDVTTRQSLMEYEEHEKRAWSVDFSHTEPSMLVSGSDDCKVKVWCTNREASVLNIDMKANICCVKYNPGSSVHIATPCFFMTDKSICDPRSGWLCGSSYSLL, from the exons ATGGTGGAAAGTTCAATTGGAGGGGTGGTGCCTTTGGTGAAGGGTGAAGGAATGAGTAGTGGTGTAGTAAGGGATGAAGAAGAAGGTGTTGGGACAAGGATAGAATGGGAATTAGACAGGGAGTTATTGTGTCCTATATGTATGCAGATTATAAAGGATGCATTTTTAACAGCTTGTGGACATAGTTTTTGCTATATGTGTATTGTTACTCATCTTCATAACAAGAGTGATTGTCCCTGTTGTTCTCATTATCTCACTACTAGTCAGCTCTATCCCAATTTCCTCCTTGACAAG CTATTGAAGAAGACATCTGCTCGTCAGATTTCAAAAACTGCATCTCCTGTTGAACAATTTCGTCATTCATTGGAACAG GGTTGTGAAGTATCAGTTAAGGAGCTGGACACTCTATTGTCGTTGTTATCAGAGAAAAAGAGGAAATTGGAGCAGGAAGAAGCAGAGCGAAATATGCAAATTCTGCTAGACTTCTTACAGATGCTAAGGAAGCAAAAAGTTGATGAACTCAATGAG GTGCAAAATGATCTGCAATACATCAAAGAGGACTTAAGTTCAGTGGAGAGACATAGAATAGACCTATACCGGGCTAAGGATCGGTACTCAATGAAGCTTCGAATGCTAGCAGATGATCCTATTGGGAAAAAACCTTGGTCTTCATCCACTGATAGGAACTTCGGTGGTCTTTTCTCCGCTTCACGAAATGCACCTGGAGGATTACCGACTGGAAACTTGACATACAAAAAGTTGGACGGCAGAGCTCAAATAAGCTCTCCTGGACCACCGAGAAAAGATACTTCAATCAGTGAAATGAATTCACAACATATGAGTCAATCAGGTCTGGCTGTGGTTAGGAAGAAGTGCATCAATACACAG TTCAATGATCTCCAAGAATGTTACTTGCAAAAGAGACGTCAATTGGCAAACAAATCGCGTGTTAAGGAGGAAAAGGACGCAGATGTTGTACAAAGAGAAGGTTACAGTGCAGGACTAGCAGATTTTCAGTCTGTACTTAGCACTTTCACTCGTTATAG TCGGTTAAGAGTCATTGCTGAGCTTCGGCATGGGGATCTTTTTCACTCTGCCAATATCGTGTCAAG CATTGAATTTGATCGTGATGATGAGTTGTTTGCTACTGCTGGAGTTTCACGGCGTATAAAAGTTTTTGACTTCTCTTCA GTTGTAAATGAACCTGCCGATGTACACTGCCCTGTTGTTGAAATGTCTACCCGATCTAAGCTGAGCTGCTTGAGCTGGAATAAGTATACCAAGAACCACATAGCTAGTAGTGATTATGATGGAATAGTAACTGTATGGGATGTGACCACTAGACAG AGTTTGATGGAATATGAAGAGCATGAGAAACGGGCATGGAGTGTTGATTTTTCACACACAGAACCCTCGATGCTTGTGTCTGGAAGTGATGATTGTAAG GTCAAAGTTTGGTGCACTAACCGGGAAGCAAGTGTCCTTAATATTGATATGAAGGCAAATATATGCTGTGTGAAATATAATCCTGGATCTAGCGTTCATATAGCG ACTCCCTGCTTCTTTATGACAGATAAATCCATTTGTGACCCTCGATCAG GTTGGCTCTGCGGATCATCATATTCATTATTATGA